In Camelina sativa cultivar DH55 chromosome 13, Cs, whole genome shotgun sequence, the genomic window tatatatgtttGGATTCATGGTGTATTCATATCATAATTCATAGACTAATAAGTAACACCGTTAGATATCTAAACAGAGATAAACATGTCATTAGTGCAAGGGATGTTTGGTCTGTGTTTCCTACTAATTAGGAAGCAAAATGATATGATTTCGTCCACTTAGAAGTTTTAaacaactttattaaaaaaaagttcttcCCCAAAAAGCTAATAACTGCCTCAACTATTTAAAACTATCACGTAAGTGTCCTAATTGTTACAAATTTAGTAATAAACGGTCCCATTTCAGAGGCAATAATCAATTGATTATTATTAAGATCCATTGAATTGGACCACCCAAAATCATACACACACGTACCATACACACTCATTAATACTTTACCTGCATACTATATCTAAGGCTAAGCAAAGCTATACTTTTACAGGTTGGTGTGTTCACTGTGTTCGGCGAAAGGCTCCTGTTCATTTCTAAAAGTTGGTACTTAGATTTCTGTATCTTCAATGTCAATAAAGAGacaatgattatttatttttctaaaagagaGGATGATAATAAGATTATATTATCCCCAACTAGCTTAAATTTTAACACCATTATCTATTCAGAGATCATgagtgaaaaaaagaaaacaaaattttgtcgATTTATGGGGAGATGACATGTAGTTAAATAGTGGAAAACTGATTTTTAGttctaaaaagttgaaaaaagagaaaaaaaaatgtgggaGGTTCAGAAATTGATGTTTGCTTTTGTGAACTGAAAACTTTTTGTGTATGCCAGCATGTTTCTgattcaaaaattatatatataccaatataACAGCATGTTTCTGACTccaaattattgtatttattggtttgtaaattatattatcaaacaaaaaaaaagagaattacaTAATAgccgaagaagaaagaaattaaattataataatgaaaCGAAGCTGGGACGTTTGGAGTCAGGTTCGGAGCGTATTTCGCCACCTTTGCCAAATctcacgagagagagagaagagagaaagtgagGGAAAAATATTGCATTTCAAAACACCTTTTTTctcgcttcttcttcctcttcctcccgttgctttcttcttcatccttttataaacaaacacacaccACCGGAAAATTCTCTGTAtctcataaaacaaaaaacaaaacaaaattcaccaaatctctctctctctctctttgtgtcgaTGGCGGCGGAGATGAACAACAATGATCTATCCTTCTCCGTAGTATCGATCGTTGAAGATGTTCTTCAACAGCATAGTACCCGATCAAGCGACGTCGGTTTGGTTTCCCGCAAAGTTGAAGAATCTtgtgagtctttttttttttttttttgttagattttagaTCCTTTTCAATATCGTTCAATTCTGGGTTTCAACTAGTTATTTTGATGAGCTTggatcaattctttttttttttttttttaattttaattttggtgaaaattaggttttttttttttttaattatatgaaaattaggTTTTGTTGTTAGTCTGAagaaagttttataattattttttttctggttatgTAAAAAAAAGCTATAAGAAGATATGAAGCTGCTGGGTGGCTTAGAGAAATGGTTGGAGTTTCCAGTGGTAAAGATTTCCCAGCTGAGCCTTCTGAAGAAGATTTTAGGCTTGGGTTGCGAAGTGGGATTGTTCTTTGTAATGTTCTTAACAAAGTTAATCCTGGCTCAGTGTCTAAGGTAAAGTTTTATTTATGGGTGTTGATGTATCTGTTGATGGAGATGAAGGATTAGGCTCAACTTTTTGCTCTGCTTTACAGGTTGTTGAAGCGCCTGATGATGTTGCGGATGGAGCTGCACTCTCAGCTTTCCAGTACTTTGAAAACATCAGGAACTTTTTAGTTGCTATTGAGGATATGGGTTTGCCTTCATTTGAGGCTTCAGATATGGAGAAGGTATGTAGAAACTAGTTTGATTTAACAAGATACAGATGTGTAGctttttttcttgattgatttgttatttttttctaggGAGGCAAGTCTGTAAGGATAGTGAACTGCATTCTTGCTCTGAAATCTTACAGTGAGTGGAAACTCAAAGGTGAAAATGGTCCATGGAGGTATGGATCCAACATGAAGAATAACTTTGGTTTGAGAAAACCATTCCTGAGGAAAAATTCTGAGCCCTTCATGAGTTCCATTTCAAGAACTGATCAACCTGATGTTGGGCAAGATCTTTGTGACAAAGTAAGTGGATAAAATTCATGCATGGTGGAAATGTTTGTTTCTATAGCAGTGGATTGTGTGAGGTTGTTCACTATACTGTTTAATTTTTGCAGGGAGATTCTAGATCCATAAATGGGCTTGTTCGGTCATTCATTGCAGACAGAAAGCATGACGATATTCCAAATGTAACCAACTCAAAAACTCTGCCTTTATAGTTCTTTTTGCAGTTCCCTTTCTTAATGAAAGCTTCGCATTGGTCTGTATAATATGAATTGAAACgcttcatattaaaaaactgaTCTTTATTTATCACCATTCGTAGGCTCAGTAATTGTTAGCAAGACTAGTACTAGACACCATTTCGAAAACACTTATTGAGAAATCTAACTTCTTTTCCTACTTTTCAGGTTGTAGAGTCTGTATTGAACAGAGTTATGGAAGAAGTCCACCAGCGGTTATCAATCCACAATGAAATGGTGTGGGCAAGTGAAGTCAATTATACTGTTATTTTCTTTGGAGTGAACACGTACAGTCAGTCTGAGGTTTTGATTGATCTGGCTCATTGATGCACTGAAACTGGATTTCAATTTTGTTCAGATGAAACCAAGTTCAAAACCTATTCCAGAAGATGTATCATCCTGTGAGACAGTGGTCCGGTCTCAGCAGTGTGATGCAAGAGAAGATGAGGAAGCAGAAGAAACCAGTCCGTCCCAGGTTGTAGAAGAAAAGTTTCAAAGGACACATTTTGAACATTACGAAGAACAAGAGATTCTTCGgaatcaacaaaaacacatcCAGGTAAGTTCCATTTTCTATGGCACTGGAGGATCTAACAACCATATCATGAAAGTGGTTTCTTATTCTATCTTCCATGCTCAGTATAGCAATCACAAGTTAAAAGGGAATTTAAGCATTGGTTTTTCTTGTTTACAGGAGTTGAAGCAAACCTTAAACACTACAAAAGCGGGAATGCAGTTACTGCAGATGAAGTATCAAGAAGATTTCTTTCACCTAGGTGTCAACTCAGATCATGTTCTTGCTATCTTCTTGTTGAGGCCTCAATTTTCAATCagtaaatatttaattagtCATCGTTTTGGGTTTGGTCACACAGGCAAGCATTTAAATGGTTTAGCTTATGCGGCCACGGGATACAAAAGGGTTCTTGAAGAAAACCGCAAACTGTACAATCTAGTGCAGGATCTAAAAGGTAACTTTATTTGTGTTACTCATACTTTCAGGATCTTGAATCACAAAGACAGTTCCTATAACCTGCGTACCTCACACTTGGTAATGTATAGGAAACATACGGGTGTACTGCCGGGTCAGGCCTTTCATGCCTGGGCAACCAACTGACTTGAGTGCTGTGGAACACATAGAAGAAGGGACCATCACGATCAGAGTGCCATCAAAGTATGGGAAAGCAGGGAATAAACCATTTATGTTCAACAAAGTCTTTGGTCCTTCTGCAACACAAGGTTAGAAAGGCTTTGAAGTTTATGTCCCTGTAATGTTTAGTTTGTTTCGCTGTGAATATAACATTAGGGAATGGATCCATTGTTCTTCAGAGGAAGTGTTTTCAGACATGCAGCCTTTGGTACGGTCAGTTCTTGATGGCTACAATGTCTGCATCTTTGCTTATGGCCAAACCGGGTCAGGGAAAACTTTTACCATGGTTAGAACTACTTTACTTGTCTTTCCAATCTTTTTAAGATGACTagattgttttgatttgatattatGGCTTTAGTTTGTCTTTATACAACACCAAATTCCTAATTTTCCTAACTACTCTAGACAGGGCCTAAGGAGCTGACTGAAGAAAGCCTAGGTGTAAACTACAGGGCACTGGCAGATCTGTTTCTTCtatcaaatcaaagaaaagacaCGACCAGCTACGAAATTTCAGTTCAGATGCTGGAGATTTACAACGAGCAAGTCAGAGATCTTCTTGCAACTGATGGCCAGACTAAAAGATATCCTTTGTGTTAATAATATAGGTTTGACTGTTGTCTTCATCTTTTAGAAACTCTGAGATACTTCGATTTTGTTTGTTCCTTAATTCTTGATTACGTTAGAGATCAGAAACAACTCTCAAAATGGAATTAATGTGCCGGAAGCAAGTTTAGTGCCTGTCTCATCGACGGATGACGTTATACATCTGATGGATCTGGGACAAACGAACCGTGCAGTGAGCTCTACAGCTATGAATGATAGAAGTAGTCGATCCCACAGGTTTGTTGTGCTTTATattcttctattttattatgAGTACTCTCTTGCATAATTCGTTCTAActccaatttttcttttctttggcaGTTGTGTAACTGTTCATGTTCAAGGCAGAGACCTCACATCTGGTACTATCCTACATGGTTCTATGCATCTGGTTGATCTTGCAGGGAGTGAGAGAGTAGACAAGTCTGAGGTGACTGGAGACAGACTGAAGGAGGCTCAGCACATCAACAAATCCCTCTCGGCTCTTGGAGATGTCATCTCCTCGCTTTCCCAGAAGACTTCTCATGTGCCTTACAGAAATAGTAAACTCACTCAGCTTCTGCAGGACTCCCTCGGTGAAATTCTCGAAACCATCTTACCTTGTTGCATTTTGTGTCTGTACATGGACTTGAATCttatacaacaaattttctaCATTATCAGGAGGATCAGCCAAGACGCTTATGTTTGTCCACATAAGTCCAGAAGCTGACACTCTCGGAGAAACTATTAGCACTCTGAAGTTTGCTGAACGAGTGGGAAGTGTTGAGCTAGGCGCTGCTCGTGTGAACAAAGATAACTCAGAGGTTAAGGAGCTTAAAGAACAGGTTCGTAAACCATACACCATGACTAGAATGTGGTTGTCCTACATACTCATTTGCTGTTTTCGTTCATTCTCGCCATAAGTGTATATCATATCACTAATCTGCTACTGTTCTTGGGGGTTCTTAGATTGCTAATCTTAAGATGGCTCTAGTGAGGAAAGGAAATGGTAATGATGCACAACCAACCACTATACCAACCAACCGTGAGAGAATATCGAGAAGAAGATCACTTGAAACTCCTACTATTCGACCCAAATTACCTACTATGGGAAACACATCAAGCAACAGTAAGCCCCAGATCATGGATCTAAGTGGACCAGAGGTATGCTCTGCCTTCTTTCATGAGCAACAAATGCTGCTGATTTAAACTAActagaatttataaatttatgtcATTTGTGTATAAATGTAATATACCCTGTGAAACATATGCAGGCTTTTAGCGACTCTACTGCATCTTCAAGAAGACACAGCTTAGATATCCATGAGCTTATGAAATCTTCTTCTCCGGCTTGGCCGAGGCAATCACTCGAGGATAGAGAATCTAAGTCAGGGGAGTGGATCGATAAGCACGAAGAACTAATTCAAGATCATAATCCGAATTCTGCTGAGCAGTTTTACCAGTCAATGGTCCCTCAACAACATTCACTGTAAGTAACTCACATTACATTT contains:
- the LOC104736720 gene encoding kinesin-like protein KIN-14G; the encoded protein is MAAEMNNNDLSFSVVSIVEDVLQQHSTRSSDVGLVSRKVEESSIRRYEAAGWLREMVGVSSGKDFPAEPSEEDFRLGLRSGIVLCNVLNKVNPGSVSKVVEAPDDVADGAALSAFQYFENIRNFLVAIEDMGLPSFEASDMEKGGKSVRIVNCILALKSYSEWKLKGENGPWRYGSNMKNNFGLRKPFLRKNSEPFMSSISRTDQPDVGQDLCDKGDSRSINGLVRSFIADRKHDDIPNVVESVLNRVMEEVHQRLSIHNEMMKPSSKPIPEDVSSCETVVRSQQCDAREDEEAEETSPSQVVEEKFQRTHFEHYEEQEILRNQQKHIQELKQTLNTTKAGMQLLQMKYQEDFFHLGKHLNGLAYAATGYKRVLEENRKLYNLVQDLKGNIRVYCRVRPFMPGQPTDLSAVEHIEEGTITIRVPSKYGKAGNKPFMFNKVFGPSATQEEVFSDMQPLVRSVLDGYNVCIFAYGQTGSGKTFTMTGPKELTEESLGVNYRALADLFLLSNQRKDTTSYEISVQMLEIYNEQVRDLLATDGQTKRLEIRNNSQNGINVPEASLVPVSSTDDVIHLMDLGQTNRAVSSTAMNDRSSRSHSCVTVHVQGRDLTSGTILHGSMHLVDLAGSERVDKSEVTGDRLKEAQHINKSLSALGDVISSLSQKTSHVPYRNSKLTQLLQDSLGGSAKTLMFVHISPEADTLGETISTLKFAERVGSVELGAARVNKDNSEVKELKEQIANLKMALVRKGNGNDAQPTTIPTNRERISRRRSLETPTIRPKLPTMGNTSSNSKPQIMDLSGPEAFSDSTASSRRHSLDIHELMKSSSPAWPRQSLEDRESKSGEWIDKHEELIQDHNPNSAEQFYQSMVPQQHSLNGGKQDFEVQSITDNESDEATASDCSDSDLLWRLSVQVNVPRVSNVQNSANPKPKKIQPRTAKLSETRSLIPSLIPAPSKRLPNTVNSQPQRPTRDGKRRLSLGT